From Elusimicrobiota bacterium:
GGGTCGGGCATGGGCAACAGCGCGACCCAAGAAGGGATTTTAGGACGAGCCGAAGCAAACTGGTGCATCAAGTCGGCCCCTCATTGCGTCGCCAAAGGTCTTCGCACCGAGTTCTTACGAGAGGCTCAATACTTATCTCTGATAGTCCCCCGTTAGCCGGCCCAGGAGAATGAGCGAGAACACCCGCAGCCCAGAGCAACAGGCTTTCATTAAGGCCTATAATGGACGCCGCCGCTGGGCGCGAATTTCGACGTTCACGTTGGCTGCTGCGTTCGTCGTCGCGATGATCAGCCGGACGCTGAAGCGCTACGACTACCCGCTGTGGATAGCGATCGCCGTCCTCTTCCTGCTGTACATCTACTTCAACTGGATCCGGGCGAAATGCCCGAAATGCGGCCGCTTTATCGGCTTCTCAAGCTGGGCGCAGAAAGGCCTCTCCCGCGGTTTTCGCTGCGACCTGGAGACTGACTGCGCGGAGGCTCTGGATGAGCCATGAGTCGATGAAAACAAGCATCTTCCTCCTTGCGGCGATATCCCTGCCCAGAAGCCTGCAAGCAGCCATGGCTCCCTGCTCGTTCCCGTCGGAGCCCACCATCATCGAACGGACCGACTCCGGCCCGAACCCCATCTTGCTCCAATACTGGGATTTCGACTCGGATCGCATCCTCTTCTTGAAATCCCCGCCCGATTCCAAAAGACTTGCTGAGTACCGGGAAACGGTCGCGAAACGAATAACGACTGACCCGACGGCTCTTTTGAAGCGCTACATGGCGCTCCAGCCCGCACCTGAGGATCTTCACAATATCGAGGTGGTCATGAGCCGGCCCGGAAGCATCAAAGAGATAGGCTGCTTGGCGGGACTCCTTCTGGAAATCCAGATCTCCCGGAACGAACGCTTCGCGACCGACGCGCCTGAGTTCATCGCCTATTTTCTTCAAAAGAAAGGGAAACTGAGGGCCTATTTCTTGACCAACGATTCCAGAGGCATCCGGGGCGCCGGGTTCTCTGATCTGTTGAGCCGGATCGACGCGGATAGAGACGGCGGCTGGAAGGTGCTCGCCAATCTGCACAACCACAGCTTCTTCCTGAATGACCTGGATTCGAGAAAACCGCAAGGCGTCTTGGCCCCGAGCGCCAATGACATCCAAGTCTTCAGCGCCCAAATAGAGCGCTTCGGCCTGAAGGGAGCCTACATCACGAACGGCTTCAACACCCTTTATGTCCCCGGCCAGGACATCAAGCGTTACGCCTCCGCAAAGTGATGAGTCATGATGATGCGGAGGCCTTAGAAGAAGTGTAGAGACTCCACGTAAGCCCGCCCCTCTTCCCCTCGGAAAGAAAAGGTCCCGCAGCAGTGGCGCTTGGGCCGCAGTAAACGAGAGATGAGCTTCGCCAACCGGCCGCCGTGGTGCACCGCGTGCCGCACAGGAAGGTCCAGGCGGAGCCGCTCGCCTTGGAAAGAAAGGTCGCGGCCGTCGAATCCCACTTCCGAGCTTGAGACCGCGCCTTGCGGCCCGTTGATGCAGATGAAGCGGAAAGGGTTCGGCCGGTAGTCCACCCGGACGAAGAGCACCGAGTAGCTCTTCGAGTACAGGATGCCCCACTCCCAGCTCCTGAAGTTCAGCAGGAGCTGCGCCGACGGCGTCAGATCGTGCCAGACCTCGTCGTGGAACATGAGGCCAGCGATGTCCCGGGCCTGGCCCCCCAAGGACAGCCGGCCCGAGAAGGACATGCGCAAGCCTGGGACCTCCCAGGAGACGCTCCGCGCTCCGACCGCTCGGCGGATGCGGTTGTCCTTCCAGTCCACCAAGCGCCGGGCCGTGACGTCGAGCGCGACGCCCTCCTCGCGGACGCTCAAGGAGAGGACGTCTCCCGACCAGAGCAGGCTGCTGGCGCCCGCCCGCATGCCCTCGGCGCAGAGGGAGAGCCGGTCCAGGGGATAGGTCTTGTCCAGGGCCAGGCTGTCATCCCCGTAAACGGAGAGCCAAAGCCCGCAGTCACTGCCGTTGGCGCAGAGCGCCCCGGCCGCTATCGTCCCGTCGTCGCAGAACAGAGTGAAATACTTCCAGCCGATCATAGCGTCCCGTTGCGGCGCCGCTTGGCGACCGCGTCGAAGAAGGCTTCTTCGGTCGAATATCGGAACTTGTAGCCGTAGCGGTCCATGAGCTTGCGCGGAGAGACCACGATGCCGTGCGCCACCAGGTCGACCGAGGTCGGCGAGACGGCGCTCAGGCGCAGCTCCCAGAGCACGGAGATGACGGCCTTGAAGAGGGCTTTTGGGATCCTGAGGAATATCTTCCTCGGGTTCGGGTTGAGCTCGCGGGTCGGCGCATAGGAATCCGGGGCCAGGTTGAAGGTCCCCTCCGCGGCCTCATCCTGGAGCACCAGCTCGACGAGGGCCTTGACGTCGTCCTCGTGGATGAACTGGAGGACCGTGTCCCGCCCGTCGAGGATCAGCCCGAAAGGAGACTTGGCCAAAGTGGAGACCACCCCGCCGGGCTTGAAGTAGGTGGGGCCGACCGCGGTGCACATGCGGAAGTTGACCAGCTTGAAGTCGGGACGCTTGGGGAAGCGCGCGTAGGACTCCTCGACGGTCTTCTTGTTCTGGGCATAGACCCAATCGCGCGGCCGCAGCTCGGCCTCCTCCGTCAGCCAGAGCGGGTTGTCGGGGAACCCTCCATAGGCGCTGGCCGAGCTGAAATGGACGAACTGCCTCACGCTGGGAGCCGCGTGGGCCGCCAGGAACACGCTCCGGGAGCCGTTGACGTCCATGTCGCGCTCGAAGGCCTTGTCATGCTGGGGGTCCATGAGGTAGGCCAGATGGATGACATGGGACGCTTCCTCCTCGGCCAGGACCTTGGCGAGCAAAGCCTGGTCGCGGACGTCGCAGGCGACGAAACGGAAGTCCCGGTAGCTCCCCTGGCAGGGTAGGGACTGCAGGTCGAGCCCGAGGACGCGGTGGCCCCGCGCGCAGAAGTGCTCCGCCAGGAAGTTCCCCACGTAGCCCGCCGAGCCGGTTATCGCGATGCGCATGCCTATGGGAGATTGTACTGATTGCGTCTTTGCTAGAATAGGCGGGCATGGACGAACTGGAGGACATCAAGGACCGCCTGGCCTCCATCGCGGTGCTCATCGCCGCGGTGCTCCTTGTGGGGACCTGGGGCTACCGCATCGTCGAGGGCTGGCCCTTCTTCGACTCCCTCTACATGACGGTCATCACCTTGGCCACCGTCGGCTACGGTGAGGTCCACACCCTCGACCACGCCGGCCGCGCCTTCACCATCTTCCTCATCATGGGCGGCATCGGCGTCATGACCTACGCTTTCTCGGCCATCACCTCCGTCATCGTGGACGGAAAACTCTCGGCCGCGCTCAGGAGGAGAAGCATGGAGAAAGACATCGCCAAGCTCTCGGGACACTACGTGGTCTGCGGGGGGGGGCACGCCGGAGGCGTCATCATCGCCGAGCTGCGCCGCATCCAAAGAGCCTTCGTCCTCGTGGAGCGCGAGCCCGACATCATCCAGAAGATGCGTGAGCGCCAGGGCGCCGAGATCCCCCATGTCGTGGGCGACGCCACCGACGACGAGACCCTGCGGGCCGCGGGCGTGGAGCGCGCGGCCGGCGTGTTCGCGGTCCTGGCCACGGACCAGGACAACGCCTTCGTGGCCTTGAGCGCCAAAGGCCTCAACCCCGGCCTGCGCGTGGTCAGCTGCCAGAAGGAGTTGGGCGTGCGCGCCAAGCTCATGCGCAGCGGCGCGGACAACGTGGTCAACCCCGAGTACATCGGCGGCTTGCGCATGGCCTCGGAGATGATCCGGCCCGCCACCGTGGGCTTCCTGGACTCCATGATGCGCGAGAGCGGGACCGTGGAGCGCTTCGACGAGATCGCGGTGCCGGAAGGCTCCCCCTACGTGGGCAAGCCGGTGGGCGAGGTCAAGGGCAGCGAGGGCAACGGCCCCCTGCTCATCGCGGTGCTCGACGGGCAGAGCAAGAAGTACGACATCAACCCGGACTCCGCCCGGCCCATCCGGGCCGGCGACAGCCTGGTCATGGTGGGCGAGGTCGGGCGGCTGGCCGAGCTGCGCAAGCGTTTCGGGGCGGCCGGCTAGGCCGTGGGCCGGCCCCGGCGCATCCAGTTCGCGGGCGCCTGCTACCTCATCACCCTCCAGGGCAACAACCGGGCCGACCTGTTCGTCTCCCACCAGGACCGCCGCCAGTTCCTGGCCGCGCTGGCCGCGGCCAAGGACCGCTTCGGTCTGGAGTTCTACGCCTACTGCCTGTTGCCCCCGCGCGCCCTGCTGCTGCTGCAGACCGCGCGGCCCAACCTCTCCGCCGTCATGCAGTCCTTGGGCACCTCCTACACCAAGTACTTCAACTCGGCCCACGGCTCTTCCGGCCATGTCTTCCAGGGCCGCTACCAGGCCCTCCTCGTGGACAAGGAGCGCTACCTCGTCGAGATGACGCGCTACGTGCACCTCGAGCCCGTGCGCGCCAAGCTCACGGACCGTCCTTGGCGCTACCAATGGTCGAGCTGCCCGCATTACGTCCAGCTCCTGGAGAAGAAGACGCTGGTGGCGGCCGAAGAGGTCCTCTTCACCTTGGGCCGCAACCGCTTGACCGCGTCCGTGCGCTACCTCAAGACGCTCAAGGAGCGCATGAAGGCGGGCTCGGACGTCCTCCTGCCCGTGGCGCGAGGCCGGGCCGTGGGCCATGAATCCTTCTTGGAGCGCGCCCAGAGCCGCGCCGAGGAGCCGGGGCTGCCTCCGGAGGCCCGCTCGGCCGGCTTGGCTTTGGCCCGCCGGATCATCGTCGAGGTGGCGCAGCGCCGCGGCCTGGAGGAGGAGCGGCTGCTCAGCCGGCTGCAGTGGCGGGCCCTGTGCGCGGCCCGGCGCGAGGCCATCCACCGCATCTGGAAGGAGGCCCGTCTCGGCGTGACCGAGATCAGCCGCCTTTTCAACCGCACCCCCAGCGCCATCAGCCAGGTCCTCCGTAAGATGGAGTCCAAAGCTCTGGATTAGGCTGGCCCAATTTGTTAGCCTACGCTTGAGACCGCCGCTCCGGGGGAGGCCCTGATGACGAGACGATCCATTTCCGTGCTGGCGCTGGCCGTAGCCGCACTGCTCATCCTGCCGACCTGGTCCGCCGCAGAGTCGGTATGCCCGGACGAGAAGGGAGATTTCCATGCCGCGCTCGGCCGCTACCTCCAGGCCGAGAAGAAAAAGGGCGTGGAACTGGCGCCGGCCTATGAGACCTGCGAGTTCCAGCCCGCCAAAAAGGTGTGCCTGGAGCATGTCTTCGTCTTGCTGATGAAGAAGCGCCTGGCCGGCAAGCCGGAACTGGCCACGCTCTACGAGAGCGACGACGCCCCGTCCCAGGGCTTCACCTTCCAGCGGCTCACCCCGGCCGGCTGCCGCTTCGCGCGCAAGACGGCGGGCAAGGCGGCCGCCGGGCCCGGCTTCGAGCTGACCGTGCTCTCCGACGCGGAACGGTTCATGGAGGAGCACCATTTCAAGCTGGACCGGGAGAAGGGCGTCCTGACCTTCAACAGGCTGGCCAAGGATGACGACGGGGTGCTGCGCAGCAAGCCTTTCGAGATGAACTTCCTGGACCCGGACGAGAAGGACGACAACAAGAAGACCGCCAAGGTGTTCATCACCACCGCGAGCCAGCCCGCCACCGGCCGGGAATGGCTGGACGTGGAGGCCACCAACCGGGACGGCAGCAAGGAGAGGTACCAGATCGACCCGGCCGGCAAAGTGACCCAGCGCTAGATGCCTGGGCGAGAAGCTACCATGATGATATTCGCGTCCGTCGCAGTCCTGGCCATGGTCGCCTCTGCGGAGCCGGCCCCGGCCCCGCCGGCCGAGCCGGAGTTCCACGCCGCGCTCAAGAATTATCTCGCCGCCGAGAAGAAGAAGGGCGTGGAGCTGGCGCCGGTCTATAACACTTGCGAATTCATGCAGGGCGGCGAGCAGGAGCTGTGCCAGGAGAACGTCTTCGTCCAGCTGCTGAAAAAGCGCCTGGCCGCTCAGGGCGAGGAGCTCCATAAGCTCTACGAGACGGACCCCGACAAGGCCCCTTTCGAGAGGCTCACCAAGGCCGGGCGCTCGTTCGCGAGAAAGATGATGTCCGGAGAGCAGGCCAAGCTGGAGCACAAAGGCGTGGTTCGGCCGCCCTCGATCGACCAGCTGATGAAGGAGTACCCCGCCATCCAGGAATGCCTTGACGCGGTCAAGGCCGCCAAAGGCCCGAGCGGGCCCTTGATGGCCAAGAGGGCGCTGACCATGGTGGTGGCGCGCTGCGGCGCCGACGACAAGGCCTGCCGCGACGCCAACGTGGAGAAGTGGTCCGCCGCCAATTGCCCCAAGGAAAAATAGGCGGTAGGACGGCCGCCCTCGTCTGCCTCCTCCTTCTCCTGCTCGCCGCGCCCGCGCCCGCGGGCGTGAAGATCGTCTACAAGCCCTACTGGGCCACCTTGCCGAAAGACCCCCCGCGCGACCCCAAGGCGATGTCCGACGACGAGATCAATTCCAACTGCGCGATCCTCATGTTCGAGCGCGACATGATCCAGGAGAAGGCCAGGCAGGGCCAGGAGCTCAGCGAGAAGGAGCAGGAAGGCCTGGTGGAGATCCCCAAGCTCCTCGACAAATACAACAGGGAGGGCGACCGCCGCATAGACGAGGCCAACCCGGAGAGCGGGCCCGAGGCCCCGCAGGCGCAGGAGAAGCCGGCCGGGCCGAGCGAGGAGACTTTGCAGGCCATGGAGCAGCAGGATCCGGGCGCGGCCAGCCTGATACGGGCGCGCCAGGACATGCAGTCCGGGGACCTCTCCGGCGCCGTCTCCCATCTGGACTCCGCCGCCGGAAGCAGCTCCAACGACCCAAAGCTGCAGGCCTACGTCCTGAGCCAGCGCGGCAAGGCCGAGGCCATGCTGGGCCGCACGGACGCGGCGCGGCAGGACCTGGCCAAGGCGCTGGCGCTCAACCCCAAGGACGCGAGCGCCGCGGGCCTGGCCAAGCTGCTCGAGCATAGGAACATCCCCAAGGACTCACCCCTGCTCAAGACCGCGGGCTTCGGGCCCGCCAAGGACGCGGGAGCGATGCCGGAGGGGGCCGTGAAGGCACAAGCCATGAGCCGCGGGCCCGCGCCGGCGCCCCCAGCCCCGGGCCTGCCTTCCGGCCCGCCTCAAGCCCATGCCGGAGACCCCGGCGTGCTCGTGCGGGAGGCCGCCTCCAAGCTCAGCCTGGGCGACTATGAAGGCTCGATCCGCTCGGCCAGCCTGGCCATAGACAGCGGCGCCAAGGGGCCCGCGCCCTACGTCATCCGCGGCAAGGCGCAGAGCGCTTTGGGCCGCGAAGCCGAGGCCGTCAAGGACCAGACCTCGGCGCTCGAACAGGAGGCGGACGCCGCGCTCGAGGCGAGCCTGGAGCGGGCCTGGTCCGAAGCCAGCGAAAAGGACTATGAGAAAGCCCGCATGGACGCCGATGCCGCGGCGCGCATCAACCCGGGCGTGGCCGGCAGCAAGAAATACAAGGACATCGACGCCGACATCACGGGAGCCTCCGCGCAGGTCCCCTGGGACGGCGCCGCCCACCCGGGGGCCGGCCGGGTCGCGGCGGCGGAGGGGCTTTCCTGGGGGATCTTCTCCTCGGCTCTGCCCGAGACCGCGGCCGGCATCTCGCCTGAGTCCATGCGGCTGGCCCGGGAGGCCCAGGCCCGGCTCTCCGTGGGAGACTACCTCGAGGCCATCCGCCTGGCCGGCCGCGCCCTCTATGTTGACGGAAAGAACTACTACGCCTACATCATCCGCGCCTGCGCCCAACGCCTCTGCGGCCGCTTTCGCGCGGCCATAGATGACGCCACCTCGGCTTTGGCCCTGCAGCCGCAGGCGGCAGACGCGCTGCTGGCGCGCTCTCTGGCCTACCTGCACCTCAAGGACTGGAAGCAGGCCGCGGCCGACGCCTCGGCCGCCATCCGTCTGGCCCCGCAACGGGAGGATGCCTATCGCCAGCGCGCTCTGGCCAGGAAGATGACGGGCGACACCAAAGGCGAGCAGGAGGACCTGCGCCAGGCCGAGTCTTTGGCCGCTGCCCATCGCGGCCAAAAGCCGCGGGGCCTGCCCAAGGCAGCAGTGCTGGCCTTGAGCGCCTGCGGAGGGCTGATCGTCCTGGGGGCCTGCTTCAGGGCCCTGCGGGGAAATGGGGTCAGGTCTTGACATTTGACATTCGTGGAATAGGTCTAGAAAGAACGTGAAATACTACATGACGATGGGCTTGACGGGGTTTTGCCTCATCGTCATGCTGCTCGGCTTCTGGAGGGTGCACGTGGCTCGCACCGCGACCGAGGTGGGGGGGCTCTCCGGCAAGGTGGACAGGATGGTCGCGCTATGGAGCTCTCATGGCGTGGCGGAGAAGGACCGGGTCGCGGACCTGGTGATTACCGACGCGGAATCAGGCCCGGACCCGTTCGCCTTGGCCTCCGAGGAGCCTTCGGCCTGGGACAATGTCGGGACCTGGCTGCGCCGGACTTTCATGCGCCGCAGTCTGTCGGCCAAGGCGGACTCGCAGTTCGCCAAGGCTTTCGCGGACGACCCGGCGGCCGCGGTCTGGACGCACGAGGGCTTCGCCACGGTAAGCGAGGCTGAGATGACCAATGAGATCGTCAAGGCCGTGGTGAAGGCCAACGAGGCCGGGGCCGAGGTAAACATCGTGGCGCAGGGGGCTTCGGCCGGGCCGGTGCTCAAGGCCATGAAGAGCCTGGTGGGGGCGCGGCGCAAAGGGGCGCAGGTGGGGGTCAAAAAGGTGGTCCTGGTGGGCATGGACATGCCGAGGCTCAAGCGCAGTCCCGGGGTCGCGGCTTATGATCCCACGAGGCTCGGCAACATCATCGAGCTGGCCGACATCTGGACGTCGAGCGATTCCTCCGCCAAGGCCACGAAGATGCAGGTCTACAGCCTGGGCCAGGCCGGGGCTGAGGTCGAGCTCGAGAAGCTGTGGCCGGAGTCGGCCGCGGGGGGCGGGGCGCGGTCGGGCCTGCCGGCCGTGGTCAGGGATTTGGTCACGAAGGCGGCGTCTTTGGAGCAGTGCCTCGCGCGGCAGGAACAGGCGCTCAAGGATGCGGAGACGAAGAAAGCGGCCGAGGAAGCGGCGGTA
This genomic window contains:
- a CDS encoding NAD-dependent epimerase/dehydratase family protein translates to MRIAITGSAGYVGNFLAEHFCARGHRVLGLDLQSLPCQGSYRDFRFVACDVRDQALLAKVLAEEEASHVIHLAYLMDPQHDKAFERDMDVNGSRSVFLAAHAAPSVRQFVHFSSASAYGGFPDNPLWLTEEAELRPRDWVYAQNKKTVEESYARFPKRPDFKLVNFRMCTAVGPTYFKPGGVVSTLAKSPFGLILDGRDTVLQFIHEDDVKALVELVLQDEAAEGTFNLAPDSYAPTRELNPNPRKIFLRIPKALFKAVISVLWELRLSAVSPTSVDLVAHGIVVSPRKLMDRYGYKFRYSTEEAFFDAVAKRRRNGTL
- a CDS encoding NAD-binding protein is translated as MDELEDIKDRLASIAVLIAAVLLVGTWGYRIVEGWPFFDSLYMTVITLATVGYGEVHTLDHAGRAFTIFLIMGGIGVMTYAFSAITSVIVDGKLSAALRRRSMEKDIAKLSGHYVVCGGGHAGGVIIAELRRIQRAFVLVEREPDIIQKMRERQGAEIPHVVGDATDDETLRAAGVERAAGVFAVLATDQDNAFVALSAKGLNPGLRVVSCQKELGVRAKLMRSGADNVVNPEYIGGLRMASEMIRPATVGFLDSMMRESGTVERFDEIAVPEGSPYVGKPVGEVKGSEGNGPLLIAVLDGQSKKYDINPDSARPIRAGDSLVMVGEVGRLAELRKRFGAAG